A DNA window from Macadamia integrifolia cultivar HAES 741 chromosome 4, SCU_Mint_v3, whole genome shotgun sequence contains the following coding sequences:
- the LOC122076732 gene encoding thyroid adenoma-associated protein homolog → MSAKWRALQHRHRCTYSALIFPQYFIDSLNLLPSDISSLKFFTELKELISLNSTYSQVEHVKKVTSSFGELLSSSGDVVVSEAARFYLEIPFLENSQPLHKTLVSVLARARDHQSLIASCIRSLCDEYGVLGSKGKRFSVCRVALSLMSCPKLGFLMEIVKECSVSVALDVAFGINAVVSETEGGYRPSPIVMEQCQEALSCLYYLLQRFPSRFTDPVGCRSSLIPEDSTISEIVMKSIIRILNSPAFSRDCWVAAGVSFCAALQAYMNPQELALFLVKVFYHQTSCSISGYENEFRSSDSGLPYKGNLCLEIEEFSVLGRLCLLRGILTAIPRVVLNTRFILSKDSLEDVDFHGNRNDLIWTILFDGILSELCSYCEDPIDSHFNFHVLTVLQICFQQIKTSILAGLVNRSENYDPLPENTGTRILRIIWNNLEDPLSQTVKQVHLIFDLLLDIQSTLPLAEGSEVRKSFIRKTAGDLLRLGGRCKGRYVPLASLTKRLGAKTLLDMSPNLLFETAHAYVDDDVCCAATSFFKCFLECLRDECWSSYGVERGYVIFRGHCLPPVLYGLVSGVSKLRSNLNTYALPVLLEVDVDSIFAMLAFISGGSGDKTEMFYPELSGGDKDLMVDQQVAALVSLMKVSRLLALIEGDIDWYHGSSVLQEEDGLETEGCDHFAFVCIKGRKVKVIVEWLVLALTHVDETLRIDAAESLFLNAKTSTLPSALELNLMKEAVPLNMRCSSKGFQMKWTSLFRKFFARAKTALERQFKEGRWQPLRCSDNYKMDQDKGNKENMVDRAQNLFCFMKWLSTFLFFSCYPSAPYERKIMAMELILIMINVWSIIPNSQGMCSSISPATCLYPYSEGFTLPDSTLLLVGSIVDSWDRLRECSFRILLNFPTPLPGISSQDTVKEVITWAKRLVCSPRVRESDAGALTLRLIFRKYVLELGWTVGALVNVVPHNSQYKLINGDTSICRLKFPVIDYILSLIDWLHIAVEEGEKDLSEACKNSFVHGILLTLRYTFDELDWNSNIVLSSCSGMKVALDKLLELIMRITSLALWVVSADAWCLPEDLDDVVDETFLSDEPVEMDVAMSSPELQVNNSKLVDNVKQAEQVVMVGSWLAMKEVSLLLGTIIRKIPLPSCASSDSTEHGEPVCEAIDVPLVTTSDAMLDIIQLEKIGNHFLEILLKLKHNGAIDKTRAGFTALCNRLLCSNDPRLCKMTESWMEQLMERTVAKGQTVDDLLRRSAGIPAAFIALFLSEPEGTPKKLLPRALKWLIDVANMSLTNSSGANSQQAICAPPILVDVSENNSKIRDEGVIPMVHAFNVLKASFNDTNLAADTSGFCAEALIVSIRSFSSQYWEVRNSACLAYTALVRRMIGFLNVHKRESARRALTGLEFFHRYPVLHPFLFNELKIATEFLVDESSEHSGSSIAKVVHPSLCPMLILLSRLKPSPLSSENEDGLDPFLFMPFIRRCSTQSNLRVRVLASRALAGLVSNEKLPNVLLNIANELSSTHHMTSNSISTSSVNRIDGIHMASFNSIHGMLLQFCSLLDNNCRNLSDVSKKGRILGDLIQVLMTCSWIGNPRLCPCPILNCSFLQVLDHMLSVVRTCRSEHYGSIRSLLLELSLQCLDAEVSHGTPFYDPTKIELRRQAAVSYFNCIFQASTDAGDDLHMKPQRCYPPALDSSKAPKIGNAAIVLEERLTLSLSDTSYEVRLATLKWLLKFLKATGAGVTNGLSEIDAYIVHHWSKTYLQPSLMQILAVEENPRCTYYILRILFSWNLLQFQKSGDQCKGTIYVGGMDYDTIFEFWNNLLSLNKCARHLKTRETILCCMGICVKQFSCLFKSSFPFDLEKKTIDSSLLHQPEKCASILGCINSFIVLIKKHSAASEPVNMRKAAAEAIVASGLLAEAEYVSSFVSNTQIPSEEKCPHFDPSEAADTYAYGILDLWFTCIRLLEDEDVGLRQSLAEDVQMCFTLKASGRSQQNGVVPTQVEKVIEASFEFLSSIFGHWIVYFNYLSNLVLDTASCTLTRGDLVRRVFDKEIDNHHEDKLLICQICCFHLEKLPISKSWAVNVDKEEVMIFLQKRRLRFYHHLVSFSGDYLGVHDGVDWIGGMGNHKDTFISLYANLLGLYALSQCLFNEEAEIGVPLLPDLVELGGTIRPFVRNPLISNLYSLVIQLHERKLGVVESFGNESRGDSFIWEGFDPYFLLR, encoded by the exons ATGTCTGCAAAATGGCGAGCTTTGCAGCACCGGCACCGGTGCACTTACAGTGCTTTGATATTCCCTCAGTACTTCATCGACTCCCTGAATCTATTGCCTTCGGATATATCCTCTCTAAAATTCTTTACTGAACTGAAAGAGTTGATTTCTCTGAACTCGACTTACTCTCAAGTTGAACACGTAAAGAAAGTCACTTCGTCTTTTGGAGAGTTGCTAAGCAGTAGTGGAGATGTTGTAGTTTCAGAGGCAGCCAGGTTTTATTTGGAGATACCGTTTCTTGAGAATTCTCAACCGTTGCACAAAACTCTAGTCTCTGTTCTCGCTAGAGCCCGTGATCACCAATCTCTAATTGCAAGTTGTATCCGATCGCTGTGTGATGAATATGGTGTTTTAGGTTCGAAAGGAAAGAGATTTTCTGTTTGTCGTGTGGCTCTGTCGTTGATGAGTTGCCCTAAGTTGGGCTTTTTAATGGAAATCGTTAAGGAATGCTCCGTTTCGGTAGCTTTGGATGTAGCTTTTGGTATTAATGCTGTGGTTTCCGAGACTGAAGGTGGCTATCGGCCTTCCCCCATTGTCATGGAGCAATGTCAGGAGGCATTGTCTTGTTTATATTACTTGCTTCAGCGTTTTCCCTCAAGGTTTACTGATCCCGTGGGTTGCCGAAGTAGTCTAATCCCTGAAGATTCGACCATATCTGAGATTGTTATGAAATCAATAATAAGAATATTGAATTCACCAGCCTTTTCAAGGGATTGCTGGGTGGCCGCAGGTGTGAGTTTCTGTGCTGCTCTCCAAGCGTATATGAATCCTCAAGAGCTTGCTTTGTTTCTAGTCAAGGTTTTCTACCATCAGACTAGCTGTTCAATTTCTGGTTACGAGAATGAATTCAGAAGTTCAGATTCCGGGTTACCTTATAAAGGAAATCTATGTTTAGAAATTGAGGAGTTCTCAGTATTGGGTAGGCTCTGCTTGCTGAGGGGAATCCTTACTGCAATCCCGCGGGTGGTGCTCAATACTCGATTTATATTATCAAAAGATAGTTTAGAGGATGTAGATTTTCATGGTAATAGGAATGACTTGATTTGGACTATACTATTTGATGGGATTTTGTCTGAGCTATGCAGTTATTGCGAAGATCCCATTGATAGCCACTTTAATTTCCATGTCTTAACAGTTTTGCAGATCTGCTTCCAACAGATAAAAACCTCAATACTAGCCGGACTTGTCAATCGGTCTGAAAATTATGACCCGCTCCCTGAGAACACGGGAACTCGAATATTGAGAATAATATGGAATAACTTGGAGGACCCTCTGAGTCAGACGGTCAAACAAGTTCATCTCATTTTCGATCTTCTTCTAGATATTCAATCCACACTTCCTTTGGCAGAGGGAAGCGAGGTAAGGAAGTCCTTCATCAGGAAGACTGCAGGGGATCTTCTTCGTCTAGGGGGGCGTTGCAAGGGAAGATATGTTCCTTTAGCTTCTCTTACCAAGAGGTTGGGTGCAAAAACTCTTCTAGACATGAGCCCAAACTTACTGTTTGAAACGGCTCATGCCTATGTAGATGATGACGTGTGCTGTGCTGCCACATCGTTCTTTAAGTGCTTCCTTGAATGCTTGCGTGATGAGTGCTGGAGCAGTTATGGTGTTGAAAGAGGTTATGTGATTTTCAGAGGGCACTGCTTACCTCCTGTTCTTTATGGACTAGTTTCTGGAGTTTCAAAACTCCGTTCTAACTTGAACACTTATGCGCTGCCTGTTCTGCTTGAAGTTGATGTGGATAGTATATTTGCAATGCTTGCTTTTATCTCGGGTGGAAGTGGAGATAAAACTGAAATGTTTTATCCCGAGCTTTCTGGTGGTGATAAGGATCTAATGGTTGACCAGCAAGTAGCTGCTCTTGTTTCATTAATGAAGGTATCTCGCTTGCTTGCACTGATAGAAGGTGACATCGATTGGTACCATGGCTCTTCAGTGCTTCAGGAAGAGGATGGTCTGGAAACAGAAGGTTGTGACCATTTTGCGTTTGTTTGTATTAAGGGAAGAAAGGTAAAAGTCATTGTGGAATGGCTAGTACTGGCATTGACCCATGTTGATGAAACACTCCGTATTGATGCTGCAGAGTCTCTCTTCTTGAATGCTAAGACATCTACGCTGCCTTCTGCTTTGGAACTGAACCTAATGAAGGAAGCTGTGCCCCTGAATATGCGGTGTAGCTCAAAAGGCTTTCAGATGAAGTGGACCAGCTTGTTTAGAAAGTTTTTTGCTCGGGCTAAGACAGCATTGGAGAGACAGTTTAAAGAAGGTCGCTGGCAGCCGCTACGATGCTCAGACAATTATAAAATGGACCAGGATAAGGGAAACAAGGAAAATATGGTTGATAGAGCTCaaaatcttttttgttttatgaaGTGGTTGAGCacctttctatttttctcttgctATCCTTCTGCACCATATGAGAGGAAAATTATGGCCATGGAGCTCATCCTGATAATGATCAATGTCTGGTCTATAATACCCAATTCGCAAGGTATGTGTAGTTCCATATCTCCTGCAACCTGTCTTTATCCCTACAGTGAAGGGTTCACGCTACCTGATTCAACTTTATTGTTGGTTGGATCAATAGTCGATAGTTGGGATAGACTGAGAGAGTGTTCTTTTCGGATACTTCTAAATTTCCCTACCCCACTTCCTGGCATTTCCAGTCAAGACACAGTCAAGGAAGTGATTACATGGGCTAAGAGGTTGGTATGCAGTCCACGTGTCAGAGAAAGTGATGCAGGTGCCTTGACTCTACGACTTATATTTAGGAAGTATGTACTGGAGCTTGGCTGGACAGTTGGAGCTTTAGTTAACGTTGTTCCTCATAATTCACAATACAAACTAATTAATGGGGATACATCAATTTGTAGATTGAAATTCCCTGTGATAGATTATATACTATCCTTGATTGATTGGTTGCACATTGCTgtggaggagggagagaaggatCTTTCTGAAGCATGTAAGAACAGCTTTGTTCATGGTATATTGCTTACGCTTCGATACACTTTTGATGAGCTGGATTGGAATTCCAATATTGTTTTATCCAGCTGTTCCGGGATGAAGGTTGCACTGGATAAGCTACTTGAGCTGATCATGCGGATAACTTCATTGGCACTTTGGGTGGTATCTGCAGATGCATGGTGTCTCCCTGAAGACTTGGATGATGTGGTTGATGAGACTTTTCTTTCGGATGAACCAGTTGAAATGGATGTAGCTATGTCTTCCCCAGAACTTCAGGTCAATAATTCAAAGCTTGTGGACAATGTCAAACAAGCAGAACAAGTTGTCATGGTTGGTTCTTGGCTTGCTATGAAAGAG GTGAGTCTTCTCCTGGGAACCATCATAAGGAAAATACCTTTGCCGAGTTGTGCTTCTTCAGATTCAACCGAGCATGGGGAACCTGTTTGTGAAGCTATTGATGTGCCACTAGTTACAACATCTGATGCAATGCTTGACATTATACAACTTGAGAAAATAGGGAATCACTTCTTGGAAATCCTTCTGAAACTGAAGCACAATGGTGCTATTGATAAGACACGGGCTGGATTTACAGCTCTTTGCAATCGTCTACTTTGTTCAAATGATCCACG GCTTTGTAAAATGACAGAGTCTTGGATGGAACAATTGATGGAAAGAACTGTGGCCAAGGGACAGACTGTGGATGATTTGTTACGGAGAAGTGCTGGGATTCCTGCTGCATTCATTGCTCTTTTTCTGTCAGAACCAGAAGGAACTCCAAAGAAACTCCTCCCACGGGCTCTAAAATGGCTAATTGATGTTGCTAACATGTCTTTAACCAATTCATCCGGAGCTAATAGTCAGCAGGCAATTTGTGCTCCACCAATTCTGGTGGATGTGAGTGAAAATAACTCAAAAATCCGAGATGAGGGTGTGATTCCCATGGTACATGCATTCAATGTCCTCAAGGCTTCTTTTAACGACACCAATCTAGCAGCTGATACATCTGGTTTTTGTGCCGAGGCTTTGATTGTTTCAATACGTTCATTCTCCTCTCAATATTGGGAGGTTAGGAATAGTGCTTGTCTTGCATATACTGCCTTGGTTCGCCGCATGATTGGATTCCTTAATGTACACAAACGTGAATCTGCAAGGCGTGCATTAACTGGGCTTGAATTTTTTCATAG GTATCCTGTTTTGCATCCTTTCCTGTTCAACGAACTGAAGATTGCAACTGAGTTTCTTGTGGATGAATCCTCTGAACATTCAGGTTCAAGCATCGCGAAAGTTGTGCATCCGAGCTTGTGTCCCATGCTAATTCTTTTATCCAGACTGAAGCCCTCACCACTCAGTAGTGAAAATGAAGATGGTCTGGATCCCTTCCTGTTCATGCCATTCATCAGAAGATGCTCTACTCAAAGCAATCTCCGAGTTCGTGTTCTTGCATCAAGAGCTTTAGCAGGCCTGGTATCTAATGAGAAACTGCCAAATGTCCTGCTCAATATTGCCAATGAGTTGTCTTCTACACACCATATGACTAGTAACTCCATTTCAACTAGCTCAGTTAACAGAATTGATGGGATCCACATGGCTTCATTTAATTCCATTCATGGCATGCTGTTGCAGTTCTGTTCTCTCTTGGATAACAACTGCAGGAACTTGTCTGATGTCTCTAAGAAAGGTCGGATACTTGGTGACTTGATACAGGTTCTCATGACATGTTCATGGATTGGCAACCCTAGACTGTGTCCTTGTCCCATTCTTAACTGCTCATTTTTACAAGTTCTGGACCACATGCTTAGTGTTGTGAGGACATGTAGGAGTGAACATTATGGTTCTATACGTAGCCTCCTCCTTGAATTGTCTTTGCAATGCTTAGATGCAGAGGTTTCTCATGGAACCCCATTTTATGATCCAACTAAAATAGAACTCCGTAGGCAGGCAGCCGTCTCCTATTTCAATTGCATTTTTCAAGCATCTACAGATGCAGGTGATGATCTTCATATGAAGCCCCAGAGATGTTATCCACCTGCATTAGATTCATCCAAAGCACCTAAAATTGGGAATGCTGCTATCGTACTTGAGGAAAGACTAACACTTTCTTTATCTGATACATCTTACGAAGTTCGACTTGCTACGCTAAAGTGGCTTCTGAAGTTTCTTAAAGCAACAGGAGCTGGTGTAACCAATGGTCTATCTGAAATTGACGCCTACATTGTTCACCACTGGTCTAAAACTTATTTGCAGCCATCACTGATGCAAATCTTAGCAGTTGAGGAAAACCCTAGATGTACTTACTACATTCTGAGAATTCTTTTCTCTTGGAACTTGCTGCAGTTTCAGAAATCAGGTGACCAATGCAAGGGAACGATTTATGTTGGTGGGATGGATTATGATAcaatatttgaattttggaaTAATTTATTATCCTTGAACAAGTGTGCGAGACATTTGAAGACTCGTGAAACAATATTATGCTGCATGGGGATATGCGTGAAGCAGTTTTCTTGTTTATTCAAAAGCTCCTTTCCTTttgatttagaaaagaaaaccatTGATTCCAGCTTGCTTCATCAGCCAGAAAAATGTGCCAGTATCCTTGGATGCATCAATTCTTTTATTGTCCTAATTAAGAAACATAGTGCCGCATCTGAGCCAGTCAATATGCGCAAGGCAGCTGCAGAAGCCATTGTAGCATCTGGGTTGTTGGCAGAAGCTGAGTATGTGAGTTCTTTTGTCTCAAATACCCAAATCCCTTCAGAAGAAAAGTGTCCTCATTTTGATCCATCAGAAGCTGCTGACACTTATGCTTATGGAATACTAGATTTATGGTTCACGTGTATCAGATTGTTGGAGGACGAAGATGTTGGGCTAAGACAGAGTCTTGCTGAAGATGTCCAAATGTGTTTTACTTTAAAGGCATCTGGAAGAAGCCAGCAGAATGGGGTTGTTCCCACCCAGGTGGAGAAAGTGATTGAAGCAAGCTTTGAGTTTTTGTCTTCAATTTTTGGTCACTGGATTGTGTACTTCAATTATCTTTCAAACTTGGTTCTGGACACTGCAAGTTGCACACTAACCAGAGGAGATCTAGTCAGACGGGTTTTTGACAAAGAAATTGATAATCACCATGAGGACAAGTTGTTGATTTGCCAAATTTGTTGTTTCCATTTGGAGAAGCTTCCTATCTCCAAGTCTTGGGCAGTCAACGTGGACAAGGAGGAGGTCATGATTTTCTTGCAGAAAAGGAGACTGAGGTTTTACCATCATTTGGTATCTTTTTCTGGTGATTATTTAGGGGTCCATGATGGTGTTGATTGGATTGGCGGCATGGGTAACCACAAGGACACATTTATCTCATTATATGCAAATTTGCTCGGCCTTTATGCCCTCTCACAATGCCTCTTCAATGAAGAAGCTGAGATTGGTGTGCCTCTACTCCCTGACCTTGTTGAACTTGGAGGAACTATCAGACCGTTTGTTAGGAACCCGTTAATTTCTAACTTGTATTCATTGGTGATTCAATTACACGAGAGAAAGCTTGGCGTTGTGGAATCTTTCGGTAATGAATCCAGAGGTGATTCGTTCATCTGGGAAGGTTTTGATCCTTACTTTCTTCTGAGGTGA